In Deinococcus cellulosilyticus NBRC 106333 = KACC 11606, one genomic interval encodes:
- a CDS encoding ATP-binding protein: protein MALSEHDLVQLHEAGLAAALDAVLTIDQEGRLVDWNPAAEKTFGYTREEAVGQDMASLIIPPETRGVHLQGIARFLKTREARIVGRRVEVQAMRKGGETFPCEISFHPIELSAGMYFTAYLRDLTDFKKQGAEVQAAHEAQKKFVADAAHELRTPLTALKGNLDIFFRHSDLSGEEQQEILRDVHQEANRMSRLVQDMLTLARGDTGVDVSQLEVPLGELIHAVWGAFVGRHLRHQFHLGPVPEVTVMGNPDRLRQLLIILLDNATRYTEEGGTITLTANADSDHLSVEVKDTGVGIAQEDQQRVFERFYRVDPARSRSGDAGGSGLGLSIALWIVRTHRGRIELESTAQVGTTVKFTLPLEP from the coding sequence ATGGCGCTGTCTGAACACGATCTGGTGCAACTGCACGAAGCTGGCCTGGCCGCCGCTCTGGATGCGGTGCTGACCATTGACCAGGAAGGACGGTTGGTGGACTGGAATCCTGCTGCCGAAAAAACCTTCGGTTACACCCGTGAAGAAGCCGTGGGGCAGGACATGGCCAGCCTGATCATCCCTCCAGAAACCCGAGGGGTGCACCTGCAGGGGATTGCCAGGTTTCTGAAGACCCGGGAGGCGCGCATTGTGGGTCGGCGGGTGGAGGTGCAGGCCATGCGCAAAGGGGGCGAGACGTTCCCCTGTGAAATCAGTTTCCACCCGATTGAGCTGAGTGCCGGGATGTACTTCACCGCCTACCTGCGGGATCTCACCGATTTCAAAAAGCAAGGAGCTGAGGTGCAGGCCGCACATGAAGCTCAGAAGAAGTTCGTGGCGGACGCAGCCCACGAACTGAGGACCCCCTTGACGGCCCTGAAAGGGAACCTCGACATTTTCTTTCGCCACTCTGATCTGTCGGGAGAGGAGCAGCAGGAAATCCTCCGGGATGTACACCAGGAAGCCAACCGCATGTCCCGTCTGGTGCAGGACATGCTCACCCTTGCCCGGGGAGACACCGGGGTGGACGTCTCACAACTTGAAGTGCCCCTCGGAGAACTGATCCACGCCGTGTGGGGGGCCTTTGTGGGCCGTCACCTCCGCCATCAGTTCCATCTGGGTCCGGTGCCAGAGGTGACGGTGATGGGCAACCCGGACCGGCTCAGGCAACTGCTGATCATTTTGCTGGACAACGCCACCAGGTACACAGAGGAAGGGGGAACGATCACCCTCACCGCGAATGCAGATTCTGACCATCTGTCGGTGGAGGTGAAAGACACCGGCGTGGGCATTGCCCAGGAGGACCAGCAGCGGGTGTTTGAACGGTTCTACCGGGTGGACCCCGCACGCAGCCGCTCCGGTGATGCTGGGGGATCAGGGTTGGGGCTTTCAATTGCCTTGTGGATCGTGCGCACCCACCGGGGACGCATTGAATTGGAGAGCACCGCACAGGTGGGGACCACCGTGAAATTCACCTTGCCCCTTGAACCCTGA
- a CDS encoding IS4 family transposase: MKQPPSRPHHDTLKQHLRQHLPLDSRRLEVLVALIFAMIQARSVVLFQLVSHLQLPAQVKSRYKRLKRFVQFPLPDTCIAQVVLNLLSKGKIYLVLDRTNWKLGENDINILLLSALWKTFAFPLCWTVFDESGNSDQQDRFTLVSRLLPLLKDHSVSGLLADREFIGQEWFVFLRRHHIPPFIRLKADTRVDGIPIWCCSKKLQKGESRYWHRKMRVYGISCRVLAVRSLKGELLFLAYAGRHDQALQTYRLRWNAENLHSALKTRGFHLEESGLYFPERVSMLLGGLSLAFVWCCVCGEFQTSREPPAILKHGYAEKSVFRLGLDTLQDALFRPTFLTPGFLGQLLACFVP; the protein is encoded by the coding sequence ATAAAGCAACCGCCGAGCCGACCTCATCACGATACCTTGAAACAGCACCTCAGGCAACACCTCCCCCTGGACTCCAGACGCCTCGAAGTCCTCGTGGCCCTGATCTTCGCCATGATCCAGGCCCGCAGTGTGGTGCTCTTTCAGCTGGTATCTCATCTCCAACTCCCCGCTCAGGTCAAAAGCCGGTACAAGCGCCTCAAACGCTTTGTGCAGTTCCCCCTCCCAGATACTTGCATCGCTCAGGTGGTCCTGAACTTACTCTCAAAAGGCAAAATCTATCTGGTCCTCGACCGGACAAACTGGAAACTTGGAGAAAATGACATCAACATCCTGCTGCTCAGTGCCCTCTGGAAAACCTTCGCCTTTCCTTTGTGCTGGACGGTCTTCGACGAAAGTGGCAACAGTGATCAACAAGACCGCTTCACTCTGGTGTCCCGACTGCTGCCGTTGTTGAAGGACCATTCTGTATCTGGCTTGTTGGCCGATCGGGAGTTTATCGGTCAGGAGTGGTTTGTCTTCCTGAGGCGGCACCATATCCCACCCTTCATTCGCCTGAAAGCCGACACCCGGGTGGATGGGATCCCCATCTGGTGCTGTTCCAAGAAACTGCAGAAGGGAGAATCCCGTTACTGGCACCGAAAAATGCGAGTGTATGGGATATCGTGTCGGGTCCTGGCTGTCAGGTCCCTCAAAGGAGAGCTGCTTTTTCTGGCCTATGCGGGTCGACATGACCAGGCACTGCAGACCTATCGCCTTCGCTGGAACGCGGAAAATCTGCACTCAGCCTTGAAAACCAGAGGGTTTCACCTGGAGGAGTCTGGGCTCTACTTTCCTGAGCGGGTGTCGATGTTGCTGGGGGGATTGAGTCTGGCGTTTGTGTGGTGCTGCGTTTGTGGGGAGTTTCAGACTTCGAGAGAACCCCCAGCGATCCTCAAGCATGGGTATGCTGAAAAAAGTGTCTTTCGGTTGGGGTTGGATACCCTTCAAGACGCCTTATTTCGTCCTACTTTCCTGACTCCAGGCTTTCTGGGACAGCTCTTGGCCTGTTTTGTCCCCTAG
- a CDS encoding recombinase family protein: protein MKKHVLVGYARVSTDKQNLDSQIDALTEEGCFRIFKDVISGSKADRPGFAEALNYLREGDTLVVWKLDRLGRSLKDLIETVHLLQSRGIHLLILKERIDTSTANGKLFLHIFGALAEFERDIIRERTKAGLEAARARNRVGGRPPKLKKNQEEILLRLHDDPGNRPRAIWEGLGISRATYYRTLKKNAKKNE from the coding sequence ATGAAGAAACACGTCCTTGTGGGATACGCCCGGGTGTCCACCGACAAGCAAAACCTGGACTCGCAGATCGATGCTTTAACCGAGGAGGGTTGCTTTCGGATCTTCAAGGACGTGATCTCTGGCTCCAAAGCAGACCGGCCAGGGTTTGCTGAGGCCTTGAACTATTTGCGGGAAGGCGACACCCTGGTGGTCTGGAAATTGGACCGCCTGGGCCGGAGCCTGAAAGACCTGATTGAGACGGTGCACCTGCTGCAGTCCAGGGGGATTCATCTGCTGATCCTCAAAGAACGCATTGACACCTCAACAGCGAATGGGAAGCTGTTCCTGCACATTTTTGGTGCCCTGGCCGAGTTTGAGAGGGACATCATTCGGGAACGGACCAAAGCAGGGCTGGAGGCGGCAAGAGCCAGAAACCGGGTGGGTGGGCGACCACCGAAGCTGAAGAAAAACCAGGAGGAAATCCTACTGCGGCTGCATGATGACCCGGGAAACAGGCCCAGGGCAATCTGGGAAGGGTTGGGGATTTCTCGGGCGACCTACTACCGCACCTTGAAGAAAAACGCCAAGAAAAATGAGTAA